GAGGGATACCGAATCCGACGCGCCGCGGTACCGCTACACCGCCGAGTTGGCGGCGAAGATAGAGCGGACCTGGCAGGACAGCTGGGCTCGGCTCGGGACGTTCAACGTGCCCAACCCGGTCGGCTCGCTGGCTCCCGCGGACGGTTCGCCGGTGCCCGCGGACAAGCTGTTCGTCCAGGACATGTTTCCCTATCCCTCCGGCGAGGGATTGCACGTCGGTCACCCGCTGGGCTACATCGCGACCGACGTCTTCGCTCGGTACCACCGGATGAAGGGCCACAACGTACTGCACGCATTGGGGTTCGATGCCTTCGGGTTGCCCGCGGAGCAGTACGCCGTGCAAACCGGTACGCACCCGCGTGCCCGGACCGAGGCCAACATCGTGAACTTCCGCCGGCAGCTGGGCCGGCTGGGTCTGGGTCACGACAGCCGCCGCAGCTTTTCGACCACCGACGTCGAGTTCTACAAGTGGACGCAGTGGATTTTTCTGCAGATCTACAACGCGTGGTTCGACACCAACGCCAATAGGGCCCGGCCGATTGCCGAGTTGGTTGCCGAATTCGACTCCGGCGCCAGAACTCTCGACGATGCCCGGCGGTGGTCTGAGCTGTCGGCGGGGGAGCAGGCCGACCTGATCGACAGCTACCGGCTGGTTTACCGGGCCGATTCGATGGTGAATTGGTGTCCGGGACTGGGCACGGTATTGGCCAACGAAGAGGTCACCGCCGACGGCCGCAGCGACCGCGGCAACTTCCCGGTGTTCCGCAAGCGGCTACGGCAATGGATGATGCGCATCACCGCCTACGCGGACCGGTTGCTCGACGACCTCGACGTGCTGGACTGGCCGGAGCAGGTCAAGACCATGCAGCGCAACTGGATTGGGCGTTCGACGGGCGCGGCGGCATTGTTTGCGGCGACCATTCCGGCGGGTGACCGCGCCGGCTCGCAGGTCGATATCGAGGTGTTCACCACCCGGCCCGACACCTTGTTCGGCGCGACGTACCTGGTGCTGGCTCCCGAACATGATCGGGTCGACGAGCTGGTCGCCGCAGCCTGGCCTGAAGACGTCAGCCCATCGTGGACCTACGGCGCCGCCACACCGGTCGATGCCGTCGCCGCCTACCGCGGAGCGATCGCGGCGAAGTCGGACCTGGAGCGTCAGGAGAGCAGGGAGAAGACCGGCGTCTTCCTGGGCAGCTACGCGATCAACCCGGCAAACGGCGAACCGGTGCCAATCTTCATCGCCGACTATGTGCTGGCCGGGTACGGTACCGGGGCGATCATGGCGGTCCCGGGCCACGATCAGCGAGACTGGGACTTCGCCCGGGCGTTCGGCCTGCCGGTCGTGGAAGTCATTGCCGGCGGCGATATTTCGCAGGCCGCATACACCGGAGACGGCGTCTTGGTGAACTCCGGCTACCTCGACGGGATGAACGTCGCGGAAGCCAAGCCGGCGATTACCGCACGGCTGGAGTCCGAGGACCGTGGTCGAGCCCGAATTGAATTCAAGTTGCGGGACTGGCTTTTCGCGCGACAGCGGTATTGGGGTGAGCCGTTCCCGATCGTCTACGACGGCGACGGACGTCCGCATGCCCTCGACGAGACCGCGTTGCCGGTGGAATTGCCTGAGGTGGCAGATCATTCACCGGTTTTGTTCGATCCCGATGACGCCGACAGTGAGCCATCGCCGCCGCTGGCCAAGGCGACCGGCTGGGTCAACGTGGAACTGGATCTCGGCGACGGCCTCAAGCGGTACAGTCGTGACACCAACGTGATGCCGCAATGGGCCGGCAGCTCCTGGTACGAGCTGCGCTACACCGATCCGCATAACTCAGAACGGTTCTGCGCCAGGGAAAATGAGGCGTACTGGATGGGCCCGCGGCCGGTCGAACACGGCCCGGAGGACCCCGGCGGCGTCGACTTGTACGTCGGTGGCGCCGAGCACGCGGTGCTGCATCTGCTGTATTCGCGGTTCTGGCACAAGGTCTTGTACGACCTGGGTCACGTGAGCTCACGGGAGCCCTATCGCAAGCTCATCAACCAGGGCTACATTCAGGCGTTCGCCTACACCGACGTGCGCGGATCCTACGTGCCGGCAGATCAGGTGATCGAACGCGACGGGCGCTTTTTCTACCCGGATTCCGGCGGCGAGATCGAGGTCTTCCAGGAATTCGGCAAAATCGGTAAGAGCCTGAAGAATTCGATATCACCCGACGAGATCTGCGACGCATACGGCGCCGACACGTTGCGGGTGTACGAGATGTCGATGGGCCCGCTGGAGGCGTCGCGTCCGTGGGCCACCAAGGATGTCGTCGGAGCTCACCGCTTTCTGCAACGAGTGTGGCGGCTGGTGGTCGAGGAGGACACCGGTGAGACGCGGGTGGTCGACAGGGCGGAATCGGACACCGACACGCTGCGGGCACTGCACCGCACGATTGCCGGTGTGTCCGAAGACTATGCGGCACTTCGTAATAACACCGCGGCGGCCAAACTCATCGAATACACCAACCACCTCACCAAAGAGCATCGTGATGCGGTGCCTCGCGCGGCGGTCGAACCGTTGGTGTTGATGCTGGCTCCGTTGGCTCCACATCTGGCTGAGGAGCTATGGCTGCGGCTGGGCCACACCGTCTCGTTGGCGCACGGCCCCTTCCCCGAGGCAGATCCGGCATACCTTGTCGACGAGACCGTCGAATACCCGGTACAGGTAAACGGCAAAGTGCGTGGCCGGATAGTGGTCGCTGCCGAGGCGGACAACGAGGCGGTCGAAGCCGCCGCGCTGGCTGACGAAAAGGTGCAGGCGTTCCTGGCGGGAGCCACGCCCCGCAAGGTCATCGTGGTTCCGGGCCGGCTGATCAACCTGGTGGTCTGAATCTCCCGCCGACTGTGAATTGGCCGACGCGACACGCCGAAAACCTGTCGCATGGTACACACTCGGCAGCCCGCTAGCGCTAGCGGGGCCGGACGACAACCTCGTGGACGTGGCCATCGGGCGGGGTGGCTACCACGTTTGCGACCACCGCGGCCACCGTCTCGGCCCGCAGGAACCTGGTGGGATCGTAATTGCCACCTTCGAACTCGACCAGTTCGCGCTGCATCTCGGTGTCGGTGCGGCCGGGGAAGATCGTCGTCACTCGCAGGCCGGGCTCGTCGGCGCGCAGTGAGTCGGCGAAGGCCCGCAAGGCGAACTTGCTGGCCGAGTAAGCCGCCATGCCCGGCGAAACATTGCGCCCGGCACCGGAGTTGATGAATATCACCTGACCACGGGCTTGCCGTAGTGCCGGCAACAACGCCAGCGTAAGTGCCACCGCGCCAAAGACGTTGACAGCAAAGGTGGCGTGCCACTCGTCGACGTGCGAATCAGCGACATGGCCGGGGACGGATAACCCGGCGTTGTGCACCAGCACGTCGAGTTCGTCGACCACTTCGCAGCTGGCCTCGATCGTGCCGGAGTCGGCCAGGTCGATTGGAAAAGTGGTGGCGCCCAACCGTTCCGCAACGGCGTCGAGATGCTCGGAGGGCCGACCGGCCAGCAGCAGGGTGTGTGTCGGTGCCAAGGCGGTGGCAATCGCCGAACCGATGCCACGGCTGGCGCCGGTGATGAGTGCGGTGGGCATGACTCGAGCGGTTACCAATCAGCTTGGCGGTCGGTTGCTTTCACGCCTGCTTGCGGGCGTCATCGTCCGCGGTGGCGGTGGCCGGTTCACCGCTGGCCAAACGTTCCAGCGGCGCCAGCGCTTTCGTCAGCGTGTCGAGGTCGGAGTGGGGGAGCTGGCTGAGCATCGCGGCCAGGGCGGCATGCCGGTTGGCCAGTGACTCGGCGTGCACCGCACGCCCCTGCGGGGTGATGTCGACCAGTACGGCCCGCAGATCTGATGGGTCGCGGGAACGCTTCACCAGCCCGATCTTTTCCAGCCGGCGGATGGCCACCGTGGTGGTGGGGGTTCGCACTCGTTCGTGCGCGGCCAGGTCCGTCATCCTGATCGGACCGCGATCGAGCAAGGTGACCAGAATCGACAGCTGCGCCAGCGTCAACTCACCGGCAACCGCGCCGTTGGGATCCCCGCGGCGCAAGATCGAGAACAACTTGGACAGCGCGCGGTGCAGGCCCTCCGCCAATTCCGTCACCTCAGGTGCGGTGGATTCGCTGTCCGCCATAAGTCGGCAGTCTAACCCGACATGGCGCTCGCTGAAGACCTGCGTGGTGACTGTCAGCGCCGACTAAAGCACCTCGGCCAGGAACCGCTGTAGTCGCTCGGTCTGTGCGGCCTCGAAGATCTGCTCCGGCGGGCCGGCTTCCACGACCTTGCCGTGATCCATGAAGATGACCGCATCCGATGTCGAGCGGGCGAAGCCCATTTCGTGGGTGACGACCACCATCGTCATTCCGTCGGCGCCGAGGTCGGCGATCAGTCCCAGGATTCCCTTGACCATTTCGGGATCCAGCGCAGAGGTCGCTTCGTCGAAGAACATCACCTGCGGGGCCATGGCCAGTGCCCGGGCGATCGCAACACGTTGCTGCTGGCCGCCCGACAGCGTGCCGGGACGCGCAGCGGCCTTGTGTTTCAGGCCAACTCGCTCCAGGTGGCCCAGCGCGAGGTCCCGGGCCGCGCCGGCGGACAGACCGCGCAGTTTGCGCGGTGCCAGAGCCACGTTGTCGAGCACGCTGCGGTGCGGGAAGAGGTTGAAATGCTGGAACACCATGCCGATGCGCTGGCGCAGTTCGTTGGGGTTGTCCCGCAACACCGATCGTCCGTTGAGAAGGATGTCGCCGCTGTTCGGCTCGTGCAATCGGTTGAGGGTGCGAAGCAACGTCGACTTGCCCGACCCCGACGGGCCAATCACCGCCGCGGTGGTGCCCGCGGGGACGTCGATATCGACGCCGCGCAGCACCGCATTACCGCCCAACGCCTGATGAATATCCTTGGCAACCAACGAAACCGGCGTACGGCGCGCCTCGCTGGTCACGTCACTTCCTGACCGATGGTCGAGCTGACGACGTCGGAGGGATCCCGCGGATCGATCCTGGCGCGGCCGCGCCGAAGCCGGGCGTCGATGTAGTTCACCAGGTGGGTCAACGGGATCGTCAGCAACAGGTAGAAGATGCCCGCGGCCACCAACGGCGACAGGTTGCCGGTCTGCGCGTTGAGGTCACGGCCGATTTGGAACAGCTCGCGCTGTTTGGCCACCAGACCCAGAAAATACACCAGGGCAGAGGCTTTCAGCAGTGCGATGAATTGGTTGACCAATGCCGGCAAGACGCGCCGGATTCCTTGCGGCACCACCACCAATCGCATCGCGGCCGAGTAGCTGAAACCCAGGGCACGGGCGGCCTCGAGCTGGCCGGGGTCCACGCTTTGGATTCCCGAACGCAGGATCTCGCCGACATAGGCGCCGGCCATCAACCCCAGTGCGGCAATGCCCAACGGGTAGGGGTTGTTGTTGGTCAAGCCGCCCACGATCGGCCCCACGCCCAGCCCGATGATCAGGATGATCACCACCTCGGGCAGGCCGCGGAAGATATCGGTGTACACCCGGGCCGGCCATCGCAGCCAGCGCTTGTGCGAGATTCCGGCGACCGCCAGTGCCATCCCGATCGCCAGCCCTATTGCGCTGGCGCTGACGGTCAGGATCAGCGTGTTGGGCAGCCCGGTGTGGAACAGCGCCGGGATGGCCTGGCGGTACATGTCCCAGTCGAAAAAGGATTCGCGCAGCTGCGCCAGGGTCGACTTGGGTGCGGCCGGCTGGATCGGCTTGCGGTGCTGACTGGCCGCGATTGCGGCGAAATCCGGCAACGCCGGGGCAGCGACGGCCTTCGAGCCGGGTTTCCACCCGGGCGGCAACGTGCGGGGAACCCAGTTGCTGTAGAGATCCGCCCAGGTTCCGTCGGCGATCACCGCGTCCAGCCCCGAGTTCAGCGCGTCGACGAGCGCGGGGTTGTCCTTGGCGACCGCATAGGCCACGAAATCGTCGGTACTGAACGTGTTCGCGACGATCACCGCCGGATCGCCCGGCCGCATGGCCGCTGCTGCTTGGTTCGCCGGGGCCACCCACGCGTCGATCTGGTGGGTTTTCAGGCTGGCGTACACGGTGGCGAAGTCGGGATACTTCACCGGTTGCAGGTGCAAGGTGTCGACGACGTAGGACTCCTCGACCGTGCCTTGGACCACGCCGATACGCTGACCCGCGGCCAGCTCGGTGAAACTGGTGATCGCCGAACCGGGAGGCACCACCAGCGAGTAGTAGCCGAAGTCGTAGCCGTTGGTGAAGACGACCGTGCGCCGGCGTGCGTCGGTGGCCTTCACCGATGCCGAGCCGATGTCGAAACGGCGCGACGCCACCTGGGCGAGTAGCCCGGAGAAGTCCGTGCCGACGAAGCGGACATGCAGGCCAAGCTTGGCGGCAATGGCGCGTAACAGCTCGTTGTCGAATCCGGTGAACCGTCCGGTCGAGTTGATGCAGACGTTCGGCGGGGCATCCGAGAGCGTGCCCACCGTCAGCACACCCGGTGTGCCCAGGCCGAGTGCACTGACATTGATCGAGCTCAACGGAACGACGGTCGCGGTGGTGTCGGTGTCGTCGTCCATGCCTGCCGCGACAGCCCTGGACAGGTTGGCGGGCAGGACCGTCGCGCTTTCCACACCGGCTGGCGAACACTGATGCCGATCTGCTGCCGCGGGTGCGGCGGCCGTCAGGCTGGCGCTACCGAGGATCAATAGGGTCGCGCCGGCGGCGAGCAATCTGCGCCCGATTCCGGCGCACGCACCCACACGTGAACTCATCATCGCCACCGTATCGGCCGACCGGTTGGCGCGTGCGGCTCAGAGCACGACCGACGACGGTTCGCGGGTGCCGGCCAGCACGCCGACGGCCGGCGACTCCGGCGCCACAGCGGTCAGGCGTAGCGGAATCTCGTCCGGCACCATGCCGCCGTGCGGGGTGAAGACTCGCCGCCGGAACAGTTCGGCCAGCATCGTATGAGCCATCAGCTGGGAGCGCCCGATACAGGCGGCCCGCGCGGCTTCCGGATCACGCCGATGTATTGCCGAGTGCTCGTCTTCGTAGAACGACAGCATGTCGTCGCGGCCGTTCTGGTAGGTCAGCCAGAAGGCACGGGGAATCAGGTTCTGCGAGGCGCGAATGCTCGCGTGCAGCCGCGGTCCGGCGTACTCGTCGTTGACCGTTCGACGGTATTCGTGCGCGACTTCGGAAAAAGTCCGTGGTTCCTTCGACGTGCGCAGCGAGCGCATCAGCGCGTCGAGCTGGCCCAGAATCCGCGGTGTGGGGTTGGCTGCCGCCCGTGCCGAAGCGATGCCGTTGAGCAGGCCGTCGAGCTCATGATGTTCGAGGACGGTGGCCTCGTCGAACCGCTCGACGAATGCCCCGCGGTGATAGCGAGTCGACACGATGCCGTCGTGTTCGAGTTGCACCAGTGCCTCTTGTATCGGGACGCGGCTGACTCCCAAGCCCTGCGCGATTTCATTGCGGTCGACGCGATCGCCGCTGCGCAGTTTGCCAGTCAGAATCAGGTCGAGGATGTGCCCAACGACCTGGTCTTTTTCCTTGATCCCATATTTCTTAGGCATCAGTTCCGTCGGTTTCCGTCGAGTCTCTTTCAGCCGCTGCGGCTGTCGGCGCTGGCAAGTTTCTCACGACTGGCTGCGCGCGTTCGGGTGTTTGGCGGAGAAATCGACGCAAACGCAAACTAACGACCGTCACGCCATCTGCAGAGCGCCTCGGCGGCGGTCAGGTCGTAATCGGGACCGTCGCAGCCGACCGTCAGCAGCGTGACCCCGAGTCGGACGAGGGCTTCGGCCTCAGCGATCCCGCCTGTTACCGCGGCCGAGCGTTCGATGGTGGCCGGATCCCGTCCGACGTCGGCGCAGTGCCGGTTGAGCACCGCGGCCTTGGCCGGGAACTGGTCGGCGGCGGTGAAGCTGTGCCACATGTCGGCGTATTCGGCCACCAGGCGCAGCGTCTTGCGCTCGCCGCCGCCTCCGATCAGCACCGGGATGTCGCGGGTGGGTGGCGGATTGAGTTTCGTCAGTCGGGTCTTGATTCGGGGGAGCGCGGCGGCCAGGTCGTCGAGGCGGCTGCCCGCGGTGCCGAACTCGTAGCCGTATTCGTCGTAGTCCTTTTGTTTCCAGCCAGAACCGATGCCCAGCACAAGTCGGCCGTCTGAAATGTGGTCGACCGTACGGGCCATGTCGGCCAGCAACTCCGGATTGCGGTAGGAGTTACACGTGACCAGAGCACCGATCTGGATACGTGACGTCTGCTCGGCCCACGCCCCGAGCATGGTCCAGCACTCGAAGTGCGCACCGTCGGGATCGCCGAAGAGCGGGAAGAAGTGGTCCCAGTTGAAGGCGATGTCGACGCCGATGTCCTCACCGCGGCGCACGGCATCGCGGATGTCGCCGTAGTGCGGGGCGTGCTGCGGCTGGAGCTGCACGCCGATGCGGATGGGTAGATCGGGAAGCACGGCTGAGGTCATACGACCACGGTAGGCCCGGAGCCCAGGGCCGAGCGCTCAGCGTCTGCCGAACACTCCGCGCAGGATGTCGACGAGCGCGCGCGGTTGGTCGCTTTGCACCGAGTGGCCCGAATCCGGTACGACGTGCGCACCACGGAAATGCGTTGCGCGCCTGCTCAATTCGGCGACGTCTTGGTCGCTGACGAAGCCCGACTGGCCGCCGCGCACCAGCGTGATGGGTGCCGACAAGGCGTCGACGTCATCCCACAAACTGGCGAAATCCGGGAAGCTGCGGATGGCGTCGTAGCGCCAGGTCCAGTTGCCGTCGTCGAGTCGGCGGGAGTTGTGGAACACGCCGCGGCGCAACGCCTTCACCTCGCGATGCGGCGCCGCGGCGACGGTCACATCGAGCATCGCCTGGAAGCTGGGAAATTCTCGCTCACCGTGCATCAGCGCCACCGTGCCCTGCTGCTGCTTGGTCATCTCGGAGTGTCGCTGCAGCGCCGACGGCGTGACGTCGATGACGACGAGTTCCTCGACGAGCTCGGGGGCGACCGCACCCAGCCGGATCGCGGTCAGCCCGCCCAGCGACATGCCCACGACCAACTCGGCCGTCGGCGCCAGCTCACGCAGCACCGGGGCCAGGGCGTCGGCATTGTGCTGCGGCGAATAGTCGCCGTCCTCGCGCCAATCGGAATGACCGTGCCCCGGCAGATCCACCGCCAGCGCCGGTTCGCCGAGGCCGACGATCACGGTGTCCCAGGTATGCGCATTTTGGCCGCCGCCGTGCAGGAAGACCACTCGCGGTGACGGGCCGCCCCAGCGCAGCGCACTGATTCTGCCCGCAGCGGTGCCGGCGTCCACCCGCTCGACGTCCGGCAGTGGGCCGGTAGCACCCGCCTGCTCGGCGTTTTCGGCCAGCAGATCGAACTCGGAGAGCCCGCCGAGTTCGTCGTCGGAAATCTCGGTCACGGCTCTGACTCTACGAGTCATGCCCGAGGGTCACGCGGCGGTGACTGTCGACGTCTGGTCCACGCTGATATCGGGTCGTCATGTCGACCTCGATATTCGCAGTTTCAGGGGCGCTTACGTACGGGTGTAGGTTGCGAAATCTCCGCCCTGGCGTCAGCGGACGCGGTCCTGATCGCTCGGTGTCGCGGGTTGGTCGACCTCGCGTCGCCGGTGCCAGGCGACGGGGGCCGCCGACTCATTGGCATGGCTGACGGTGTTGTTATCGACGGCGGCCGACGCGCCTGTCGACGCGCGGGCTGAGTTGGCGGTCATATCAAAGGTCACCGAGCCACGCGCCAACCTTTCCGGAACGCCGTGACCGAGAAGGTGCGGTTTCATAACCTAAGGATATGAATCGATTGTTGATCGCAATTGACGCAAGTGAGTATTTGTTCCAGAATTGCGTGACCCTCGCCGGATTCGAACAGCAACTTCTGCCTTACCGAAGTTTATCCAGATGATAATGGCCCAGAGTTTATTTCCCCACAGCTCATTTCCTAGGCACCGCAGTCATTTTGCGAAGACAAGTCGGACTGTCCTGCATACGGCAGGAACTCCGTGGAGTAGTAGCTACGTCGAATCATTCAACAGCCGGCTACGGAGCCAATGTGATTGGAAAGGTTATTAGTTAGTAATGTCCAAAGACGGTAACACAGAAAATTGTTTTGGTGTCGGGGCGGCCGAGTCCGATGCTGCTCTGTTCAATCAATCCAAGGGCAAGGAAGCGACGGCCAAACAGCCTCGGAAGCTTGGTGTTGCAGTTGCAGCTTTAGGGGCGCTAACTTTGTGCAGTGGAGGCGCCGCAGC
The nucleotide sequence above comes from Mycobacterium pseudokansasii. Encoded proteins:
- the leuS gene encoding leucine--tRNA ligase, giving the protein MTESPTTTPGSASGDPTGALSGVRDTESDAPRYRYTAELAAKIERTWQDSWARLGTFNVPNPVGSLAPADGSPVPADKLFVQDMFPYPSGEGLHVGHPLGYIATDVFARYHRMKGHNVLHALGFDAFGLPAEQYAVQTGTHPRARTEANIVNFRRQLGRLGLGHDSRRSFSTTDVEFYKWTQWIFLQIYNAWFDTNANRARPIAELVAEFDSGARTLDDARRWSELSAGEQADLIDSYRLVYRADSMVNWCPGLGTVLANEEVTADGRSDRGNFPVFRKRLRQWMMRITAYADRLLDDLDVLDWPEQVKTMQRNWIGRSTGAAALFAATIPAGDRAGSQVDIEVFTTRPDTLFGATYLVLAPEHDRVDELVAAAWPEDVSPSWTYGAATPVDAVAAYRGAIAAKSDLERQESREKTGVFLGSYAINPANGEPVPIFIADYVLAGYGTGAIMAVPGHDQRDWDFARAFGLPVVEVIAGGDISQAAYTGDGVLVNSGYLDGMNVAEAKPAITARLESEDRGRARIEFKLRDWLFARQRYWGEPFPIVYDGDGRPHALDETALPVELPEVADHSPVLFDPDDADSEPSPPLAKATGWVNVELDLGDGLKRYSRDTNVMPQWAGSSWYELRYTDPHNSERFCARENEAYWMGPRPVEHGPEDPGGVDLYVGGAEHAVLHLLYSRFWHKVLYDLGHVSSREPYRKLINQGYIQAFAYTDVRGSYVPADQVIERDGRFFYPDSGGEIEVFQEFGKIGKSLKNSISPDEICDAYGADTLRVYEMSMGPLEASRPWATKDVVGAHRFLQRVWRLVVEEDTGETRVVDRAESDTDTLRALHRTIAGVSEDYAALRNNTAAAKLIEYTNHLTKEHRDAVPRAAVEPLVLMLAPLAPHLAEELWLRLGHTVSLAHGPFPEADPAYLVDETVEYPVQVNGKVRGRIVVAAEADNEAVEAAALADEKVQAFLAGATPRKVIVVPGRLINLVV
- a CDS encoding MarR family winged helix-turn-helix transcriptional regulator — protein: MADSESTAPEVTELAEGLHRALSKLFSILRRGDPNGAVAGELTLAQLSILVTLLDRGPIRMTDLAAHERVRTPTTTVAIRRLEKIGLVKRSRDPSDLRAVLVDITPQGRAVHAESLANRHAALAAMLSQLPHSDLDTLTKALAPLERLASGEPATATADDDARKQA
- a CDS encoding ABC transporter substrate-binding protein/permease, whose product is MSSRVGACAGIGRRLLAAGATLLILGSASLTAAAPAAADRHQCSPAGVESATVLPANLSRAVAAGMDDDTDTTATVVPLSSINVSALGLGTPGVLTVGTLSDAPPNVCINSTGRFTGFDNELLRAIAAKLGLHVRFVGTDFSGLLAQVASRRFDIGSASVKATDARRRTVVFTNGYDFGYYSLVVPPGSAITSFTELAAGQRIGVVQGTVEESYVVDTLHLQPVKYPDFATVYASLKTHQIDAWVAPANQAAAAMRPGDPAVIVANTFSTDDFVAYAVAKDNPALVDALNSGLDAVIADGTWADLYSNWVPRTLPPGWKPGSKAVAAPALPDFAAIAASQHRKPIQPAAPKSTLAQLRESFFDWDMYRQAIPALFHTGLPNTLILTVSASAIGLAIGMALAVAGISHKRWLRWPARVYTDIFRGLPEVVIILIIGLGVGPIVGGLTNNNPYPLGIAALGLMAGAYVGEILRSGIQSVDPGQLEAARALGFSYSAAMRLVVVPQGIRRVLPALVNQFIALLKASALVYFLGLVAKQRELFQIGRDLNAQTGNLSPLVAAGIFYLLLTIPLTHLVNYIDARLRRGRARIDPRDPSDVVSSTIGQEVT
- a CDS encoding amino acid ABC transporter ATP-binding protein, translated to MTSEARRTPVSLVAKDIHQALGGNAVLRGVDIDVPAGTTAAVIGPSGSGKSTLLRTLNRLHEPNSGDILLNGRSVLRDNPNELRQRIGMVFQHFNLFPHRSVLDNVALAPRKLRGLSAGAARDLALGHLERVGLKHKAAARPGTLSGGQQQRVAIARALAMAPQVMFFDEATSALDPEMVKGILGLIADLGADGMTMVVVTHEMGFARSTSDAVIFMDHGKVVEAGPPEQIFEAAQTERLQRFLAEVL
- a CDS encoding GntR family transcriptional regulator, whose protein sequence is MPKKYGIKEKDQVVGHILDLILTGKLRSGDRVDRNEIAQGLGVSRVPIQEALVQLEHDGIVSTRYHRGAFVERFDEATVLEHHELDGLLNGIASARAAANPTPRILGQLDALMRSLRTSKEPRTFSEVAHEYRRTVNDEYAGPRLHASIRASQNLIPRAFWLTYQNGRDDMLSFYEDEHSAIHRRDPEAARAACIGRSQLMAHTMLAELFRRRVFTPHGGMVPDEIPLRLTAVAPESPAVGVLAGTREPSSVVL
- a CDS encoding LLM class F420-dependent oxidoreductase, whose protein sequence is MTSAVLPDLPIRIGVQLQPQHAPHYGDIRDAVRRGEDIGVDIAFNWDHFFPLFGDPDGAHFECWTMLGAWAEQTSRIQIGALVTCNSYRNPELLADMARTVDHISDGRLVLGIGSGWKQKDYDEYGYEFGTAGSRLDDLAAALPRIKTRLTKLNPPPTRDIPVLIGGGGERKTLRLVAEYADMWHSFTAADQFPAKAAVLNRHCADVGRDPATIERSAAVTGGIAEAEALVRLGVTLLTVGCDGPDYDLTAAEALCRWRDGR
- a CDS encoding alpha/beta fold hydrolase, whose amino-acid sequence is MTEISDDELGGLSEFDLLAENAEQAGATGPLPDVERVDAGTAAGRISALRWGGPSPRVVFLHGGGQNAHTWDTVIVGLGEPALAVDLPGHGHSDWREDGDYSPQHNADALAPVLRELAPTAELVVGMSLGGLTAIRLGAVAPELVEELVVIDVTPSALQRHSEMTKQQQGTVALMHGEREFPSFQAMLDVTVAAAPHREVKALRRGVFHNSRRLDDGNWTWRYDAIRSFPDFASLWDDVDALSAPITLVRGGQSGFVSDQDVAELSRRATHFRGAHVVPDSGHSVQSDQPRALVDILRGVFGRR
- a CDS encoding SDR family oxidoreductase → MPTALITGASRGIGSAIATALAPTHTLLLAGRPSEHLDAVAERLGATTFPIDLADSGTIEASCEVVDELDVLVHNAGLSVPGHVADSHVDEWHATFAVNVFGAVALTLALLPALRQARGQVIFINSGAGRNVSPGMAAYSASKFALRAFADSLRADEPGLRVTTIFPGRTDTEMQRELVEFEGGNYDPTRFLRAETVAAVVANVVATPPDGHVHEVVVRPR